One Vigna unguiculata cultivar IT97K-499-35 chromosome 7, ASM411807v1, whole genome shotgun sequence genomic region harbors:
- the LOC114192704 gene encoding uncharacterized protein LOC114192704, translating to MEGMWENILRNHQNSLKSLFHRSKPSSPDAASAADDSANSSKPIPQLSPLANSVVSRCSKILGMSTQELQHCFDSELPSSVKELLTYARHLLEFCSYKALHKLSESSDFLNDKEFRRLTFDMMLAWEAPSVHTLPETPGSSKEETVGEEDDSSLFYTSSTNMALQVDDKKTVGQEAFSRIAPVCVPIADVVTVHNLFYALTSTSAHRLHFLVYDKYLRFLDKVIKNSKSVMAASVVNLQLADDEIVLDVDGTIPTQPVLQHIGIVAWPGRLTLTNHALYFESLGVGIYEKAVRYDLCSDLKQVIKPDLTGPLGARLFDKAVMYKSTSVAEPAYFEFPEFKANLRRDYWLDISLEILRAHKFIRKYNLKETQKLEVLARAILGIFRYRAVREAFRFFSSHYKTLLTFNLAENLPRGDLILETMSHNLANLTAVSGKRDVPASKDTKGHLSVSPGAVIALFYLGFRPKMVVDICEVTTFVSDIRVGEIHPLEMAVKKSLLDTGKAEAAQATVDQVKVEGIDTNVAVMKELLFPVIVAANRLQLLASWKDFYKSATFLLLTCYMIIRGWIQYILPSIFVFIAILMLWRRYFRKGRSLEAFIVTPPANRNAVEQLLTLQEAITHFESLIQAANITLLKLRALLLAILPQATEKVALILVFIAAVFAFVPPKYIFLVVFLEYYTREMPCRKESSDRWIRRIREWWIRIPAAPVQLIKPEDSKKRK from the exons ATGGAGGGAATGTGGGAGAACATCCTTCGAAACCATCAGAACTCGCTCAAATCCTTATTCCACCGTAGCAAGCCGTCTTCGCCGGACGCCGCCTCCGCCGCCGATGACTCCGCCAATTCCTCCAAACCCATCCCTCAGCTCTCTCCTCTCGCCAACTCCGTCGTCTCTCGCTGTTCCAA GATCCTTGGAATGTCCACGCAGGAATTGCAACACTGCTTCGATTCGGAACTCCCTTCCAGCGTGAAAGAGCTTCTCACCTACGCTAGACACCTCTTGGAGTTCTGTTCCTACAAAGCGCTTCACAAACTCAGTGAAAGCTCCGATTTTTTAAACGACAAGGAATTCCGTCGTTTAACCTTTGACATGATGCTTGCATGGGAGGCTCCCAGCGTCCACACCCTTCCA GAAACGCCCGGGTCGAGTAAAGAGGAAACCGTTGGGGAGGAGGATGACTCCTCCTTGTTTTATACAAGTTCCACAAATATGGCGCTTCAG GTTGATGACAAGAAGACGGTTGGTCAAGAGGCTTTCTCGCGGATTGCTCCTGTGTGTGTTCCCATTGCTGATGTTGTAACTGTCCACAATCTCTTCTATGCACTCACGAGTACTTCCGCACATAGGCTTCATTTTCTTGTTTATGACAAATACCTGAGATTCCTTGATAA GGTTATCAAGAATTCTAAGAGTGTGATGGCTGCGTCTGTTGTAAATCTTCAACTTGCTGACGATGAGATTGTCCTTGATGTTGACGGAACAATTCCAACTCAACCTGTTCTTCAACATATTGGAATCGTTGCATGGCCTG GGCGGTTGACTCTGACCAATCATGCTCTGTACTTTGAGTCGCTGGGAGTTGGTATATATGAGAAAGCTGTTCGATATGATCTGTGCTCAGACTTGAAACAGGTCATAAAGCCTGATCTAACTGGACCCCTTGGTGCTCGCCTGTTTGATAAAGCTGTGATGTACAAGTCAACTTCTGT AGCAGAGCCTGCATATTTTGAATTCCCTGAATTTAAAGCAAACCTGCGTCGTGACTATTGGTTGGACATTAGTCTGGAGATCTTACGTGCTCACAAGTTTATCAGGAAATACAACCTTAAAGAGACACAAAAACTAGAAGTACTTGCCAGGGCTATTCTGGGCATTTTCCGTTATCGTGCAGTTAGAGAAGCTTTCCGGTTTTTCTCATCCCACTATAAAACTTTACTTACTTTTAACCTAGCTGAAAATCTTCCACGGGGAGACCTAATCTTGGAAACCATGTCACATAACTTAGCAAATTTGACTGCTGTTTCTGGTAAACGTGATGTTCCTGCGTCTAAAGATACAAAAGGGCATCTGTCAGTGTCTCCAGGTGCAGTTATAGCACTTTTCTATCTTGGATTCAGACCAAAAATGGTGGTTGATATTTGTGAGGTAACAACTTTTGTTAGTGATATTCGGGTTGGTGAGATACATCCCCTGGAAATGGCAGTGAAAAAGTCCCTTCTGGACACTGGAAAAGCTGAAGCTGCACAAGCAACCGTGGACCAAGTGAAGGTGGAGGGAATTGATACAAATGTTGCTGTAATGAAG GAACTACTATTCCCCGTCATTGTAGCTGCTAACCGACTACAGCTATTGGCCTCATGGAAAGACTTTTACAAATCAGCAACCTTTTTGCTACTCACCTGTTATATGATTATAAG GGGGTGGATCCAGTACATTCTGCCATCCATTTTTGTGTTTATTGCAATTCTCATGCTCTGGAGAAGGTATTTCAGAAAGGGAAGGTCATTAGAAGCCTTCATAGTAACTCCTCCCGCAAATCGAAATGCTGTAGAACAACTGCTCACATTACAAGAGGCGATTACACATTTTGAATCACTCATTCAAGCTGCAAATATTACTCTCCTAAAATTGAGAGCTCTTCTACTTGCTATATTACCACAG GCAACAGAGAAGGTAGCACTAATACTTGTATTCATAGCAGCTGTATTTGCTTTTGTTCcaccaaaatatatatttttggtaGTATTCCTTGAGTATTACACAAGAGAGATGCCATGTAGGAAGGAAAGTAGTGATAGATGGATAAGGCGGATTAGAGAATGGTGGATCAGAATACCAGCTGCTCCTGTTCAGCTCATTAAGCCTGAAGActccaaaaaaagaaaatga
- the LOC114192651 gene encoding thioredoxin-like fold domain-containing protein MRL7L, chloroplastic: MALPHSITLPFSSIVSSRVTKQSSNSCFLPKHKPTKHLLNFTLPLSLDGNSRKIRISSRVQALKSDGGKWKKTSSDSDDDDDDDDDDENDAPTGSAKNDPYLMSLEERLEWRRAIRQVLDKEPNVEEELEPEEKKKKLQKLMDDYSLVVDEDDPNWPEDADGWGFSLGQFFDKITIKNQKKDDDNDDNDDDVDRPEIVWQDDNYIRPIKDIKTAEWEETVFKDISPLIVLVHNRYRRPKENEKIRDELEKAVHIIWNCRLPSPRCVAIDAVVETELVDALKVSVFPEIIFTKAGKILFRDKAIRTAEEWSKVMAYFYYGAAKPPCLNNVTFSQENIPSIVTNNPVS; this comes from the exons ATGGCGCTGCCACATTCCATCACTCTGCCCTTCTCCTCTATCGTTTCATCTAGGGTTACAAAACAGAGCtccaattcatgttttcttccTAAACATAAACCAACCAAGCACCTTCTCAATTTTACCCTTCCCTTAAGCCTG GATGGTAATAGCAGAAAAATAAGAATCTCAAGCAGAGTCCAAGCACTCAAATCTGACGGTGGTAAATGGAAAAAAACATCTAGTGActctgatgatgatgatgatgatgatgatgatgatgagaacGATGCACCAACTGGGTCTGCTAAAAATGACCCTTACCTTATGAGTCTGGAGGAGAGACTGGAATGGAGGAGGGCGATTAGACAGGTGTTGGATAAGGAACCCAATGTAGAAGAGGAATTAGAGCCtgaggaaaagaagaaaaaactgcAGAAGCTTATGGATGATTACTCTCTTGTTGTGGATGAGGATGATCCAAACTGGCCTGAAGATGCTGATGGCTGGGGATTCAGCTTGGGTCAGTTTTTTGACAAAATTACTATCAAGAACCAGAAAAAGGATGATGACAatgatgataatgatgatgatgttgaccGTCCAGAAATAGTGTGGCAAGATGATAATTACATTCGTCCAATCAAAGACATAAAAACTGCAGAATGGGAGGAGACAGTATTCAAAGACATAAGTCCCTTGATTGTTCTTGTGCACAATCGATATAGAAG gccAAAGGAGAATGAAAAAATTAGGGATGAACTGGAGAAGGCTGTGCACATCATATGGAACTGCAGATTACCTTCACCAAGA TGTGTTGCAATTGATGCTGTTGTTGAGACTGAACTGGTAGATGCACTAAAAGTATCAGTATTCCCAGAGATTATCTTCACTAAAGCTGGCAAGATTTTATTCCGTGACAAAG CCATTCGCACCGCAGAAGAGTGGTCAAAAGTCATGGCTTACTTTTACTATGGAGCAGCTAAACCACCCTGTTTGAATAATGTGACATTTTCCCAAGAAAATATTCCTTCTATTGTCACCAATAATCCAGTGTCCTGA
- the LOC114191770 gene encoding CASP-like protein 4C2 has protein sequence MRSPQPLRNGGDNSSSPSHNPRFQSTVAEHKLRRFNSLILVFRLVSFSFSLASSVFVLTNTRGSDTPHWYHYDTFRFVLAANAIVAVYSVFEMGASVWEISRGVTLFPEVLQIWFDFGHDQVFAYLLLSANAAGTTMARTLKEMDTCRASNAFCVQMDITIALGYAAFVFLGLTSLLTGFRVVCFIINGSRFHL, from the exons ATGCGATCCCCTCAACCGCTTCGCAACGGCGGTGATAACAGTTCTTCGCCGTCGCACAACCCTCGCTTCCAGTCCACGGTGGCGGAGCACAAACTACGCCGTTTCAACTCCCTCATCCTCGTTTTCCGCCTagtctccttctccttctccctTGCCTCCTCCGTCTTCGTGCTCACCAACACTCGTGGCTCCGATACACCTCACTGGTACCACTACGACACCTTCAG GTTCGTTCTTGCGGCGAATGCGATAGTGGCGGTATACTCCGTGTTCGAAATGGGCGCGTCGGTGTGGGAAATTTCACGAGGCGTAACGCTGTTCCCCGAAGTGTTGCAAATATGGTTCGACTTCGGACATGACCAG GTGTTCGCGTACCTGCTGTTATCGGCGAACGCGGCGGGGACGACCATGGCGAGGACGCTGAAGGAGATGGACACGTGTAGGGCGAGCAATGCATTCTGCGTGCAAATGGACATAACCATAGCGTTGGGATACGCGGCGTTTGTGTTCTTAGGGTTGACCTCGCTCCTAACGGGCTTCCGCGTCGTCTGTTTCATAATCAACGGTTCCCGTTTCCATCTCTGA
- the LOC114190517 gene encoding G patch domain and ankyrin repeat-containing protein 1 homolog, with amino-acid sequence MEEMSSSATAINSSNIGFQLLKKQGWKEGTGLGVSEQGRLEPVETYVKNNKRGLGADKVKKKAVKVKPDHSDSSKGTSQEDHLPQKKSKALSKRMRKMQEFEKKMQEKEFERAFYREFWPENV; translated from the exons ATGGAAGAGATGTCGAGTTCAGCAACAGCAATAAACTCTTCCAATATTGGATTTCAA CTATTGAAGAAACAAGGTTGGAAAGAAGGGACTGGTCTTGGAGTATCTGAGCAG GGTAGATTAGAACCTGTGGAAACTTATGTAAAGAATAATAAACGAGGTTTGGGAGCAGATAAAGTGAAGAAAAAGGCTGTGAAAGTGAAACCGGATCATAGCGATTCCTCTAAAGGGACCAGTCAAGAG GATCATTTACCTCAAAAGAAAAGCAAAGCATTGTCTAAACGGATGAGAAAGATGCAGGAGTTTGAGAAGAAAATGCAAGAGAAGGAGTTTGAACGAGCTTTTTACAGAGAGTTCTGGCCAGAAAATGTATAA